A genomic region of Aeropyrum pernix K1 contains the following coding sequences:
- a CDS encoding BtpA/SgcQ family protein: protein MGVFQRCKPLLGVVHLPPLPGSTGYKARRYPPRLGKVWSLEEIIEYAVSEASVYEDAGFDGVILENYGDTPYPKTPGPLQVSAMTRIVREVSSAVGIPVGVNMLRNGSVEALASAYSGGGSFIRVNSLCETRLSPEGILEPDAARLAKSLALLGILEERRIEILADVDVKHSQPLVETSIAQTVRDCIERSGVPIAGVVLTGHATGGAPDADEVVAAARTASEYEVKTVVGSGVSQLNLSKYWHIADGFIIGSSIKLGGKPWNPIDKEKARLIASLAERLRRITEGC, encoded by the coding sequence ATGGGGGTTTTTCAGAGGTGCAAGCCCCTACTGGGTGTTGTACACCTGCCACCTCTTCCCGGCTCAACGGGCTATAAGGCCAGGCGGTATCCACCCAGGCTGGGTAAGGTCTGGAGCCTAGAGGAGATAATAGAGTACGCAGTGTCTGAGGCCTCCGTATACGAGGATGCCGGGTTCGACGGGGTTATCCTAGAAAACTACGGTGACACGCCCTATCCCAAGACTCCCGGGCCCCTCCAGGTTTCTGCAATGACGAGGATAGTACGTGAGGTTTCCTCGGCAGTAGGCATACCTGTCGGGGTTAACATGCTTAGAAACGGTAGCGTCGAAGCTCTAGCTTCAGCGTACTCGGGCGGAGGCAGCTTTATACGTGTGAATAGCCTGTGTGAGACTAGGCTATCCCCCGAAGGCATATTAGAGCCTGACGCTGCGCGTCTTGCAAAAAGCCTGGCTCTCCTGGGTATACTAGAGGAGAGGCGCATAGAGATACTGGCTGATGTAGATGTTAAGCACAGCCAGCCTCTAGTGGAGACGAGTATAGCCCAGACGGTGAGGGACTGTATAGAGAGGAGCGGCGTCCCAATAGCTGGAGTTGTGCTCACAGGACATGCTACAGGAGGAGCGCCAGACGCTGACGAAGTTGTGGCGGCAGCCAGAACTGCTTCGGAGTACGAGGTAAAAACCGTCGTGGGAAGCGGCGTGTCACAGCTAAATCTATCGAAGTACTGGCATATAGCAGACGGTTTTATAATAGGCTCCAGCATAAAGCTCGGGGGGAAGCCCTGGAATCCCATAGACAAGGAGAAGGCTAGACTGATCGCCTCACTTGCAGAGAGGCTTAGGAGGATAACAGAGGGCTGCTAA
- a CDS encoding leucyl aminopeptidase family protein, with amino-acid sequence MVLYTRPPRLSVSRETFFGRQTPVVIPVFKEGDSIKLPEGLPQDLESLLKESYNSKAVSPEPGSVAKLPYRGGLVVTAGCGAPGDLEGVRRGFAAASRQVVDSFEEAQLYLVGLDTVSSTEAVIGALLGAYRLEEFKNTRKRKLQQLWVYGGEPRLDYAQAVAEGVYLARDIANAPPHRLPPAKLAAAVEDLFSKFDNVDVEVFSYDRLLEEGFGGIVSVGMGSEEKPRLIIIKYRGGAGEPIALVGKAVVFDSGGINLKPSQGMTLMRADKAGGAAVVGAMWTAARLGIKASIIGLIPAVINVPSGSSYLPSDVIRMWDGTMVEITNTDAEGRLILADAISYAAKQLGAKTVIDLATLTGAIVVALGPLIAGLFTRSDGLARAFEEASRTTGEKIWRMPMEDEYAKSLTQPAQAGEIVNAAQRYGGAIFGALFLERFVHGKEFAHLDIAGPGIAFEAGSLAPPYWPEKGMAPGYGVRLLIEVLSRMARGGG; translated from the coding sequence ATGGTCCTATACACGAGGCCGCCTAGGCTGTCCGTCTCGCGTGAAACATTCTTCGGGAGGCAGACGCCAGTCGTAATTCCCGTGTTCAAGGAGGGCGACTCTATAAAGCTTCCCGAGGGTCTTCCACAGGATCTAGAATCACTGTTGAAAGAGAGCTACAATTCTAAAGCGGTATCCCCAGAGCCTGGTAGTGTGGCGAAGCTTCCATACCGTGGCGGCTTGGTTGTCACCGCTGGCTGCGGTGCTCCGGGCGATCTTGAGGGGGTTAGAAGAGGGTTTGCAGCAGCCTCGAGACAGGTTGTTGATTCTTTCGAGGAGGCACAACTCTATCTCGTGGGGCTAGACACCGTTTCCTCTACTGAGGCCGTTATCGGCGCTCTTCTGGGAGCCTACAGGCTTGAGGAGTTTAAGAACACGAGGAAGAGGAAGCTGCAGCAACTCTGGGTGTATGGAGGTGAGCCGAGGCTGGACTATGCCCAGGCGGTGGCTGAGGGCGTATATCTGGCCAGGGATATAGCGAACGCACCTCCCCACAGGCTCCCACCCGCAAAGCTGGCAGCTGCTGTTGAGGATCTCTTCTCAAAGTTCGACAACGTTGATGTAGAGGTATTCAGCTATGATAGGCTGTTGGAAGAAGGTTTCGGAGGTATAGTGAGCGTTGGCATGGGGAGCGAGGAAAAGCCAAGGCTAATAATAATAAAGTATAGAGGAGGGGCCGGAGAGCCCATAGCCCTCGTAGGAAAAGCGGTCGTCTTCGACAGTGGAGGCATCAACCTGAAGCCGAGCCAGGGCATGACGCTCATGAGAGCCGACAAGGCTGGAGGGGCCGCCGTCGTGGGTGCTATGTGGACAGCGGCTAGGCTCGGTATCAAGGCAAGCATTATAGGCCTTATACCAGCCGTCATAAACGTTCCAAGCGGCTCCTCCTACCTACCCAGCGATGTAATTAGGATGTGGGACGGCACTATGGTGGAGATAACCAACACAGACGCTGAGGGAAGGCTAATCCTCGCAGACGCCATTTCCTACGCTGCGAAACAGCTCGGAGCAAAAACCGTAATAGACTTAGCCACACTAACAGGCGCCATAGTAGTGGCGCTTGGCCCCCTCATAGCGGGGCTCTTCACCCGCAGCGACGGCCTAGCTAGGGCTTTCGAGGAGGCTTCCCGCACCACCGGCGAGAAGATCTGGAGAATGCCGATGGAGGACGAGTACGCCAAGAGCCTGACCCAGCCCGCGCAGGCAGGCGAGATAGTTAACGCTGCCCAGAGGTATGGCGGCGCGATCTTCGGCGCCTTATTCTTAGAGAGGTTTGTCCATGGAAAGGAGTTCGCCCACCTCGACATAGCAGGGCCTGGCATAGCATTTGAGGCAGGAAGCCTGGCGCCGCCTTACTGGCCTGAGAAGGGTATGGCCCCTGGTTATGGTGTTAGGCTGTTGATAGAGGTCCTCAGCAGGATGGCTAGGGGAGGTGGCTAG
- the guaA gene encoding glutamine-hydrolyzing GMP synthase translates to MAKTLDSPGVLVVDFGGQYAHLIARRIRELGVYSEIVPATSLDALGEALPRAAGVVLSGGPGSVWGSRHDEAAAMVLQLGKPVLGICYGHQLLAKVLGGEVGRSPLPEFGPTEVEVLDYGILLNGLPSRFKVWMSHYDAVLRPPGEAKVLARTPGSPVAAMELWGRVFGVQWHPEVRHTQYGREVLDNWLSLVGAPRTWRPGDMVSELVESVKKEVGDALAVAAVSGGVDSTVAALIAKKAIGSRLYPVFIDHGLHPEGEVERVVKLLSRLGLEPVMVDAGEEFLAALEGVGDPEEKRRVVGRVYAEVLERAARDIGAEYLVQGTIYPDVIESGARPGADTIKTHHNVGGLPKDMRLKLVEPLRYFYKDEVRLLAEKLGVPRELIWKQPVPGPGLAVRVEGPITREKLRIVRRADAIVREEVEAAGLGGKLWQYFAVLTASMATGVRGDSRSYGYVVAVRAVESVDAMTAKPAELPWWLLERIARRITSEIPEVVRVVYDITSKPPSTIEWE, encoded by the coding sequence ATGGCTAAAACCCTGGATTCCCCCGGCGTCTTGGTCGTTGATTTCGGAGGCCAGTACGCCCACCTTATTGCTCGTCGGATAAGGGAGCTTGGTGTGTACAGCGAGATTGTGCCGGCTACAAGCCTCGATGCTCTGGGGGAGGCTCTTCCACGCGCCGCCGGAGTTGTCTTGAGCGGCGGGCCTGGCAGCGTCTGGGGGTCACGTCACGACGAGGCGGCGGCCATGGTTCTCCAACTCGGCAAGCCGGTCCTTGGTATATGCTATGGACATCAGCTGCTCGCCAAAGTCCTGGGAGGCGAGGTGGGTAGGAGCCCCCTGCCAGAGTTTGGGCCTACAGAGGTTGAGGTCCTCGATTACGGCATCCTGTTAAACGGCCTCCCATCCAGGTTTAAGGTTTGGATGAGCCATTACGACGCGGTTCTAAGGCCCCCCGGAGAGGCTAAAGTGTTAGCCAGAACCCCGGGAAGCCCTGTAGCGGCCATGGAGCTGTGGGGCCGCGTGTTTGGTGTGCAGTGGCATCCCGAGGTCAGGCATACCCAGTATGGTAGGGAGGTCCTCGACAACTGGCTCTCGCTTGTGGGCGCGCCTAGGACCTGGAGGCCTGGGGATATGGTATCCGAGCTGGTGGAGAGCGTTAAGAAGGAGGTTGGTGACGCCCTGGCTGTGGCTGCGGTGAGCGGAGGTGTCGACAGTACTGTGGCAGCTCTTATTGCCAAGAAAGCTATAGGAAGTAGGCTTTACCCGGTATTCATAGATCATGGGCTGCATCCCGAGGGGGAGGTTGAAAGGGTTGTGAAACTGCTTTCCAGACTTGGTTTAGAGCCTGTTATGGTCGATGCAGGGGAAGAGTTTCTCGCTGCTCTAGAAGGCGTGGGAGATCCCGAGGAGAAGAGGCGTGTTGTGGGGCGGGTTTACGCCGAGGTTCTAGAGCGGGCGGCTCGAGATATAGGAGCCGAATATCTAGTACAGGGGACTATATATCCGGATGTTATAGAAAGCGGGGCAAGACCGGGGGCGGACACCATAAAGACACACCACAACGTGGGAGGGCTGCCGAAAGACATGAGGCTGAAGCTAGTGGAGCCTCTTAGGTATTTCTACAAGGATGAGGTAAGGCTTCTGGCAGAGAAGCTCGGGGTCCCTAGGGAGCTAATATGGAAGCAGCCTGTACCCGGTCCGGGGCTAGCCGTCAGGGTGGAGGGGCCTATAACGCGGGAGAAGCTGAGAATAGTCAGGCGTGCCGACGCTATAGTTAGAGAGGAGGTTGAGGCTGCTGGGCTAGGTGGTAAGCTCTGGCAGTACTTCGCAGTTCTCACGGCTTCAATGGCGACGGGCGTTAGGGGGGACTCCAGGAGCTATGGCTATGTAGTCGCCGTGAGGGCTGTGGAAAGCGTGGACGCCATGACGGCCAAACCGGCTGAACTGCCCTGGTGGCTTCTTGAGAGGATCGCCCGGCGTATAACTAGTGAGATACCTGAGGTTGTCAGGGTGGTTTACGACATAACCAGCAAGCCCCCCTCTACGATAGAGTGGGAGTAG
- a CDS encoding mechanosensitive ion channel domain-containing protein yields MARMPLADYLEALLPSYESLIEISMRLGEALLVLIAGLAAVLFVRSLSRRLTAARILDETSVSPFYRLSRDLIVLITVMIAFYIVTGSRFIIILIAVLLAAILLATWDLLMNMAAYYAIIITRIVSRDEYIIMPNGVRGWVRDIRPLFVIVETKYGVYHVPNSMMLRLGVLTKRERSYYRLTVRVWGLPSQQLIDNVRDALDNVVNTLLPEDERSAVMKRVIIDEISEDSATVRIIVGMPHTEPKPERLADFVERLSRRLQEHGINHSITLEEQEGYEQRWGATLG; encoded by the coding sequence TTGGCCAGGATGCCTCTCGCCGACTATCTAGAGGCCCTCCTCCCCAGCTACGAGTCTCTTATAGAAATATCTATGAGGCTGGGGGAAGCCCTCCTAGTCTTAATAGCCGGTCTCGCCGCCGTCCTCTTTGTTAGGAGCCTTAGCAGGAGGCTGACTGCCGCTAGGATACTGGATGAAACGAGTGTTTCCCCCTTCTACAGGCTATCCAGAGACCTTATAGTGCTTATCACTGTTATGATAGCCTTCTACATCGTCACCGGAAGCAGGTTCATTATCATACTTATAGCCGTCCTTTTAGCGGCCATCCTCCTAGCAACATGGGATCTCCTCATGAACATGGCGGCATACTACGCGATAATAATCACTAGGATTGTAAGTAGGGATGAGTATATTATAATGCCCAACGGGGTTAGAGGATGGGTTAGGGACATACGGCCTCTCTTCGTCATCGTGGAAACGAAGTATGGGGTGTACCATGTGCCAAACTCCATGATGCTTAGACTAGGGGTACTGACCAAGAGGGAGAGGTCCTACTACAGGCTCACAGTACGTGTATGGGGTCTCCCTAGCCAGCAACTTATAGACAACGTGAGGGATGCTCTAGACAATGTTGTCAACACTCTACTACCCGAGGACGAGCGCTCTGCCGTGATGAAGCGTGTCATCATAGATGAGATCTCCGAGGACAGCGCAACCGTAAGGATAATAGTGGGAATGCCCCACACGGAACCTAAGCCGGAGAGGCTTGCTGACTTCGTGGAACGCCTCTCAAGAAGACTCCAGGAACACGGGATTAACCACTCTATAACCCTCGAAGAACAAGAAGGATATGAACAGAGGTGGGGTGCTACCCTTGGCTAG
- the eno gene encoding phosphopyruvate hydratase codes for MGVNDFAIERVWGLQVLDSRGNPTVKAYVKLAGGSLGWGIAPSGASRGEREAVELRDGGGKWRGKGVSRAVSLLNTVVAPRLEGVDARRQAQIDRLLIELDGTPNKSRLGGNTTTALSIAVSRAAAAQARLELFQYLGGAGARRLPIPLLNVINGGVHAGNELDFQEFMIIPYGFESFTEAMRAAVETYGELKSLLKDRYGASAVNVGDEGGFAPPMRSAEEALKTLVDAVEKAGYQPGSEIALGIDAAASQLYSNGRYSVEGKSLSREELLSLYQRLVEQYPIVYLEDPFSEDDYEGFKAAVDALSTETIIVGDDLLVTNPQRVKEASALKAVTGLLVKVNQVGTLTEALEAIQAARDRGIVHIVSHRSGDTEDTFIADLAVATEALMIKTGAPARGERTSKYNRLLEIENILGYSAEYAGPELRGVMGRR; via the coding sequence GTGGGCGTTAATGATTTTGCTATTGAGCGCGTTTGGGGCTTACAGGTCCTCGATAGCAGGGGCAACCCCACTGTGAAGGCGTATGTCAAGCTTGCTGGAGGGAGCTTGGGCTGGGGGATAGCGCCCAGCGGTGCTAGCAGAGGCGAGAGAGAGGCGGTGGAGCTTAGAGACGGTGGGGGTAAGTGGAGGGGTAAAGGAGTTTCCAGGGCAGTATCTCTTTTAAACACAGTAGTAGCACCTAGGCTGGAGGGGGTCGACGCCAGAAGACAAGCCCAAATAGACAGGCTCCTAATAGAACTAGACGGCACCCCGAACAAATCGAGACTCGGCGGGAACACGACCACCGCTCTCAGCATAGCCGTTTCAAGAGCTGCGGCGGCTCAGGCACGCCTCGAACTCTTCCAGTATCTAGGCGGCGCCGGGGCTAGGAGACTCCCAATACCTCTTCTCAACGTCATAAATGGTGGTGTTCACGCGGGGAACGAGCTAGACTTTCAGGAGTTTATGATAATACCTTATGGTTTTGAAAGCTTCACAGAAGCTATGAGGGCTGCGGTGGAGACATACGGGGAGCTCAAGAGCCTGCTTAAGGACAGGTATGGTGCATCTGCAGTCAACGTCGGCGACGAAGGGGGTTTCGCACCCCCTATGAGAAGCGCCGAAGAGGCCCTCAAGACTCTAGTGGATGCAGTGGAGAAAGCAGGCTACCAGCCCGGGAGCGAGATAGCCCTTGGCATTGACGCGGCTGCGAGCCAGCTCTACAGTAACGGGCGCTACAGCGTTGAAGGGAAGAGCCTGTCCAGAGAGGAGCTCCTAAGCCTCTACCAGCGCTTGGTAGAGCAGTATCCAATAGTGTATCTTGAAGACCCATTTAGCGAGGACGACTATGAAGGTTTCAAGGCCGCCGTAGACGCCCTCTCGACAGAAACCATTATAGTGGGGGACGATCTCCTAGTTACCAATCCCCAGAGGGTTAAGGAGGCTTCCGCCCTCAAAGCAGTCACAGGCCTCCTAGTAAAGGTGAACCAGGTGGGGACTCTCACCGAAGCTCTCGAAGCCATCCAGGCTGCGAGGGACAGGGGGATTGTCCACATAGTGAGCCACAGGAGCGGAGACACTGAGGACACCTTCATTGCCGACCTAGCCGTCGCCACAGAAGCTTTGATGATCAAAACGGGAGCCCCAGCCCGGGGAGAGAGGACCTCGAAATACAACAGGCTCCTAGAAATAGAGAACATATTAGGCTACTCAGCCGAATATGCAGGTCCAGAACTACGCGGCGTAATGGGCAGGCGCTGA
- a CDS encoding ferredoxin family protein, whose amino-acid sequence MSAKVEDRMLSIEDILQRNVWDVAEDPHIEIPKGADNQSGIPKKALALLCPAACYTEMGDELLFSYEGCVECALCRVITPKEKISWRYLRSGRGIQYRFT is encoded by the coding sequence ATGTCTGCGAAGGTAGAGGATAGGATGCTGAGCATAGAGGATATACTCCAGAGGAACGTGTGGGACGTTGCCGAAGACCCACATATAGAGATACCAAAAGGCGCCGACAACCAGAGTGGAATACCTAAGAAGGCCCTAGCCCTCCTATGCCCGGCAGCTTGCTATACGGAAATGGGTGACGAACTGCTCTTCAGCTACGAAGGCTGTGTGGAGTGTGCCCTCTGTAGGGTCATAACACCCAAGGAGAAGATATCCTGGCGGTACCTTAGGAGCGGGAGGGGTATTCAGTATAGATTCACTTAG
- a CDS encoding tryptophan--tRNA ligase, with protein MAAERLDPWGAVEIKDYDRLLRTFGIRPFSEVLPLLRKAGMEPSFLMRRGIIFGHRDFDKILEAKARGERVAVLTGFMPSGKFHFGHKLTVDQLIYLQKNGFKVFVAIADAEAFAVRRIGREEAVRIAVEEYIANMIALGLDPKDTEFYFQTNRGTPYFRLIQLFSGKVTAAEMEAIYGELTPAKMMASLTQAADILHVQLDEYGGYRHVVVPVGADQDPHLRLTRDLADRMAGVVELERPASTYHKLQPGLDGRKMSSSRPDSTIFLTDPPEVARNKLFRALTGGRATAEEQRRLGGVPEVCSVYHMDLYHLMPDDGEVKHIYTSCRLGKILCGECKQIAWEKLERFLAEHQSRLEKAKTIAWKLVEPPRF; from the coding sequence GTGGCGGCCGAGAGGCTCGACCCTTGGGGAGCTGTCGAGATAAAGGATTATGACAGGCTTCTCCGCACCTTTGGTATCCGGCCTTTCAGCGAGGTTCTGCCACTCCTGCGTAAGGCGGGTATGGAGCCTAGTTTTCTCATGAGAAGGGGTATAATCTTTGGGCATAGAGACTTTGATAAAATCCTGGAGGCAAAGGCTAGGGGTGAGAGGGTAGCCGTCCTCACAGGGTTCATGCCTAGCGGTAAGTTCCACTTTGGCCACAAGCTCACAGTCGACCAGCTAATATACCTTCAGAAGAATGGTTTCAAGGTTTTCGTGGCTATAGCGGATGCGGAGGCATTTGCGGTAAGGAGGATAGGTAGGGAGGAGGCTGTGAGGATAGCCGTCGAAGAGTATATAGCCAACATGATAGCCCTTGGGCTCGACCCTAAGGACACCGAGTTCTATTTCCAGACCAACAGGGGCACACCGTACTTCAGGCTCATCCAACTCTTCTCAGGCAAGGTTACAGCAGCAGAGATGGAGGCAATATACGGTGAACTCACTCCAGCCAAGATGATGGCCTCACTAACCCAAGCGGCCGACATACTCCATGTGCAGTTAGACGAGTACGGCGGCTACCGCCATGTAGTCGTCCCCGTGGGCGCTGACCAGGACCCCCACCTAAGGCTTACGAGGGACCTTGCAGACCGCATGGCAGGGGTGGTGGAGCTTGAAAGACCCGCAAGCACCTATCACAAGCTCCAGCCAGGCCTGGACGGGAGGAAGATGAGCAGCAGCAGGCCGGACTCGACAATATTCCTCACAGACCCACCCGAAGTAGCGAGGAACAAGCTCTTCCGAGCCCTGACCGGGGGAAGAGCCACTGCTGAAGAGCAGAGGAGGCTTGGTGGAGTGCCTGAAGTGTGTAGCGTATACCATATGGACCTCTACCATCTAATGCCCGACGACGGGGAGGTAAAGCACATCTATACTAGCTGCAGGCTTGGGAAGATACTGTGCGGAGAATGCAAACAAATAGCATGGGAAAAACTAGAGAGGTTCCTAGCAGAGCATCAGAGCAGGCTAGAGAAGGCTAAAACTATCGCCTGGAAACTAGTGGAGCCGCCGCGATTCTAG
- a CDS encoding vitamin K epoxide reductase family protein, protein MSRLSHALLAVTLVGYAASIAGYFEYVSGSGVCEIGDVGFAVVNCSSVYDIPEAVVFGVVHLSVLAPVYFTLLSLVALAYWIRRSRIFLIASSFLSLVGVVTVPYLVYLELFVAGAVCLWCTVMHISILLAFALAIVGLRIGGHT, encoded by the coding sequence TTGTCGAGGCTTTCGCATGCTCTTCTTGCTGTCACTCTAGTTGGATATGCTGCCAGTATTGCTGGCTATTTCGAGTACGTTTCCGGCTCTGGGGTTTGTGAGATTGGTGATGTGGGTTTTGCTGTTGTTAACTGCTCTAGCGTTTACGATATTCCTGAGGCGGTTGTATTTGGCGTTGTTCATCTGAGTGTTTTAGCGCCAGTATATTTTACGTTACTTTCACTTGTTGCCCTGGCTTATTGGATTAGGCGGTCTCGCATCTTTCTAATCGCCTCGTCCTTCCTTTCACTCGTAGGTGTTGTTACGGTTCCCTACCTGGTTTATCTAGAACTGTTCGTCGCTGGTGCTGTCTGCCTGTGGTGCACAGTCATGCATATATCTATACTTTTGGCCTTCGCGTTGGCAATTGTAGGCCTGCGGATTGGTGGCCACACCTAG
- a CDS encoding PhoH family protein — protein sequence MDGLDKFKGLFDALEPKSEGQRELKEALLSDVDLVGVFGPTGTGKSLFSIVYGVSMTAEGRFRRVVLARPVIDVVTGRELTVMTDAQSYRRLAAEYLMDILSGFLGEERVREILSSDSLVLVDPHFLRGRTFDNSVIIVDDSQSMPPEAIVEIITRLGTGSKLIVIGDPVFQRTSEPGLDGASMAREILSNEPTAEVVDLGLKDIVRPGAKRGVKMLMELLMRRRTLNQAEKEVIEAARMHSPDADIITAVDLQDAKRKWGIESDHVPDVLVVVKEGHLGRFIGRGGERIEKIEGETGLRIRAIEHTLDLKEIVRAIHPVSWIHKHVIDFDFAGPQLKIKVSKEHMGPMLGQKGAHIRFLDEIVRKLLGVGVFVEEVEERRGRRRRR from the coding sequence GTGGATGGGCTGGACAAGTTTAAGGGGCTCTTTGACGCTTTAGAGCCTAAAAGCGAGGGCCAGAGAGAGCTTAAGGAGGCCCTCCTGTCTGATGTAGACCTAGTGGGGGTCTTCGGCCCTACGGGCACGGGGAAGAGCCTGTTTTCCATAGTATATGGAGTCAGCATGACGGCGGAGGGAAGGTTCAGGAGGGTCGTGCTTGCTAGGCCAGTGATAGACGTCGTCACAGGCCGGGAGCTAACAGTCATGACTGACGCCCAATCCTACAGGAGGCTTGCAGCCGAATACCTTATGGACATACTGTCGGGCTTCCTCGGTGAGGAGAGGGTAAGGGAGATACTGTCTAGCGATAGCCTCGTGCTTGTTGATCCTCACTTCCTAAGGGGTAGAACCTTCGACAACAGCGTTATAATCGTTGACGACTCGCAGAGCATGCCACCCGAGGCTATAGTTGAGATAATAACGAGGCTTGGCACGGGGAGCAAGCTCATAGTTATCGGTGATCCAGTTTTCCAGAGGACTAGCGAGCCAGGCCTAGACGGAGCCAGTATGGCTAGAGAAATACTCAGCAACGAGCCCACAGCCGAAGTTGTCGACCTTGGCCTGAAGGATATCGTGAGGCCGGGGGCGAAGAGGGGTGTTAAGATGCTCATGGAACTCCTCATGAGGAGGAGGACGCTGAACCAGGCGGAGAAGGAGGTTATAGAGGCTGCTAGAATGCACTCGCCCGACGCTGATATAATAACGGCCGTAGACCTCCAAGACGCCAAGAGGAAGTGGGGTATAGAGAGCGATCACGTCCCAGACGTTTTAGTCGTGGTCAAAGAGGGCCACTTAGGCCGCTTTATAGGAAGGGGCGGTGAGAGGATAGAGAAGATTGAGGGAGAGACCGGCCTAAGGATCCGGGCCATAGAGCACACCCTAGATCTGAAGGAGATAGTGAGGGCCATACACCCCGTCAGCTGGATACACAAACACGTGATCGACTTCGACTTCGCAGGGCCCCAGCTCAAGATCAAGGTCAGCAAGGAGCATATGGGGCCGATGCTAGGGCAGAAAGGAGCGCACATAAGGTTCCTGGACGAGATAGTGAGAAAGCTTCTCGGCGTAGGAGTGTTTGTCGAAGAAGTTGAGGAGAGGCGGGGGAGGCGAAGGAGGAGGTAG
- a CDS encoding RsmB/NOP family class I SAM-dependent RNA methyltransferase, translating to MLTYGPREIRALLEALEAAERRKPAQVSKREVFARHGLLGSKYDRVFTAIMYKMFRMQGVLDRAVAHALGVRPEDVIGFEPMLRQALRLSAYLAQFDETRDRRLISALLRHGLPLLASRYGWRKARLVHKVLERLIDEPWKPSTREEEFMARYMVPIDIVIMARRVVAGDDELEKLLDAINRPPVNSVRVNTLKASFDEVYKAIRSSGLYAWPSDRVEGVIRYRGPFNDTLARLLAEGKIVPQDESSAAAAPLLQPRPGEIVLDMCAAPGGKTTHLAELSRLQARILGFDIYWDRLRRMKTLVEATASEAAVAVVKADAANAPKILGRGSVDKILLDPPCSTTGGLHKNVDARWRLTRRKIMELQELQKTLLDAAVETVKPGGLILYTVCSILAEEGEDVVLHALEKWGNLEIVPLNGPYDESPILPGTMRAWPHRHGVTGFFYALLRKKG from the coding sequence TTGCTGACCTACGGCCCAAGGGAGATTAGAGCGCTGCTTGAGGCGTTGGAGGCTGCTGAAAGGAGGAAGCCAGCGCAGGTCAGCAAGAGGGAGGTGTTCGCCCGCCACGGCCTCTTGGGTTCAAAGTATGATAGGGTGTTCACAGCTATAATGTACAAGATGTTTAGGATGCAGGGAGTTCTCGACAGGGCGGTTGCACACGCACTAGGGGTAAGGCCTGAGGATGTTATCGGATTCGAGCCTATGCTTAGACAGGCCCTAAGGCTCTCCGCCTACCTGGCTCAGTTCGACGAGACCAGGGACAGAAGGCTCATCTCTGCTCTCCTACGTCACGGCCTCCCCCTGCTGGCTTCCCGATATGGATGGAGGAAGGCCAGGCTTGTACATAAGGTTTTGGAAAGGCTTATCGACGAGCCGTGGAAGCCTTCGACGCGTGAAGAGGAGTTCATGGCCAGGTATATGGTGCCTATCGACATCGTGATAATGGCGAGAAGGGTCGTCGCTGGAGATGACGAGCTAGAAAAGCTCTTGGACGCGATAAACAGACCCCCTGTTAATAGTGTTAGAGTGAACACCCTCAAGGCTAGCTTCGACGAGGTTTATAAGGCCATAAGATCCAGCGGCCTCTACGCATGGCCATCTGACAGAGTAGAGGGTGTGATAAGGTATAGGGGTCCGTTTAACGACACACTAGCCAGGCTCCTGGCAGAGGGGAAAATTGTCCCCCAGGATGAGTCGAGCGCTGCAGCAGCCCCCCTCCTCCAACCAAGGCCGGGAGAGATTGTGCTGGACATGTGCGCTGCTCCCGGCGGAAAGACAACCCATCTAGCCGAGCTTTCAAGACTCCAGGCAAGAATACTCGGCTTCGATATTTACTGGGACAGGCTTAGGAGGATGAAGACCCTTGTTGAAGCTACCGCCTCAGAGGCGGCAGTAGCCGTTGTAAAGGCTGACGCCGCAAATGCTCCTAAAATCCTGGGTAGGGGGTCTGTTGACAAGATCCTCCTGGACCCGCCCTGCAGCACCACGGGGGGTCTCCACAAGAATGTGGACGCCCGGTGGAGGCTAACGAGAAGGAAGATAATGGAGCTTCAAGAGCTGCAGAAGACGCTCCTCGACGCAGCGGTGGAGACTGTAAAGCCTGGGGGCCTTATACTATATACTGTGTGCAGCATACTCGCGGAAGAAGGCGAGGACGTAGTACTCCACGCGCTAGAAAAATGGGGGAACCTTGAAATCGTTCCCCTAAACGGCCCCTACGACGAATCCCCCATACTTCCCGGTACTATGAGGGCATGGCCCCATAGACACGGGGTGACAGGCTTCTTCTACGCCCTTCTCAGGAAGAAGGGTTAA